AGTGTAGGCTAAGTACAAATATGGTAATGAAAACATAAGGCAGGGCACTGGAAGGGGGAGCAGTCAGAAGCAAAGAGAAACTAGCATAGAGGAGGCCAGGACCTGGGTCTGAGTTTCACAGTGTAACAGGTACCTCTCACTCCAACAACTGACCATTCTAGAGCTGTATAATTTAATGCATTATCAGTGAAGAAAGCAAGGGACCCAACAACTTTCAGGAGAAAATAATTTCTTCAGTGCAAGTAAACACACAGTCCTATATCCCTGCTTAAAAACAAGTGTTACAGAAACCAGACCTGTTTGAACGAGACCTTGAATTCTGTGGGGTCAGGTTTCCTCCAGTCATGCAAGCTTTAACTCCACTAGTAATAGtgtgcatcacacacacaggAGGCCAGGCCCGTAAATAAAGGTCATCAAGTGAGGGACACTGACTAGTTGTAACACCACATCAGGAATCCTTGCATTATTAACCAGCTGATACCAAATTTACGTACAGTACATAATGACCATATGTATGCATGCCTTGTCATAAAGAGCTGGCGGTGCTAAGGCCCACTACTAATGACCCAACTATCAGCCACACTGCAGACACTATGTAgtatctacagcaggggtgggcaaactttttggcccgaggcccacatctaggtatggaaattgtatggtgggccatgaatgctcacgaaattgatggctggggtgcgggatggggtgagggctctggctggggatgcgggctctagggtggggccagaaatgaggcatttaggatgctggagggggctccagactgcagcagggggttgggatgcagcgGGGGAGGTGAGAGCTCCGACtggaggtgtggactctggggtggggctggggacgacgggttgggagtgcaggagggtgctctgggctgggactgaggggctcagatgggagggggatcagggctggggcaggagattggggtgggagggggtcaaGGGTGCAGACTCCGGGTggtgcttatctcaagcagctcccagaagcagcagaatgtcccccctctggctctgtgagctgccctgtctgcagtcaccgccctgtccacaggcaccgcccagTCCACAAacactgccccgcagctcccactggccgcaattcctggccaatgggagctgcggaggcaacACTTGGAGCAgcgggcagtgtgcggagccccctggctgccactatgcgtaggagctggaggggggcatgctgctgcttctgggagccgcgtggagtgggacaagcccctgatcctgctccccggctggagcagggcaagccctggaccctgctccccagcaggagctcgagggccgagttaaaacgtctggaggaccggatgcggcccccgggccgtagtttgcccacctctgatctacagTGTAGCTACTGTATTGCTGAGTAAAGTTCCAGCTACTGACACCAGGGGATACTGGAGGCTCCAGTGACTGCAGTACCCCCAGTTACCACTGGAGGGACTCCTGCACAGATGGAATCACTCTAGCCCCATCAGGTCTTTCTGCAGGAGAGACTTCAGGCAGCAGAGGGAACAGGTGCAGAACAGGGAACTGAGCCTCTGTGGGGCGAATAATTCAGATTAGACCCACAGAAGCAAGGTTGCTGCCTGCAGGTagctatttaaaagaaataaatgatgagttctggggtgagggaggaggtggagtagGGTTCTCAGCTGTCTAAGTCTGGGAAAAGGGTTTCTGGTTGAAAAGGTTTTGCTGAGCTAACACAAAACCATGAACCCTGCTGGGGCTTAAATTAAGTTAACAGGCTCCAGATGCGaacaagatcctcagctgttaCAGCTTTATTGACCTTAATGGTTATATGCCATTATAcccattgaggatctggctccatcTCTCTAACGGAGCAATCGCATATCCTGGGGGAAGTTTGATTCTAGATcgagacacatgcatctctattAATAAGGCATAAGATTGCTGCACAGTCAGCCCAACATCTAAAGCATGAAGGATGCTGGCAAGGCATTTACTGTGATTCTCACCTCAAATGTCCCAGCCTTTAGAAGATTGACCTGGTCGTGCTGGCAAAGATCTCGGAACCCTGGAATGCGTTTTGCGAACTCCACCACTTCTTTCACTGCAGGGGTGAAGCTCATCGAAAATTCTTCCCAGACTTCATGGCCAGACTTACTTGGGTCCACAAAGGGAGTCTTGCTCATTGGACAAACCTAgaatttccacacacacaaaaaaaccctcttcaaATTATATTCCACATTTTAACCAGTCTTTGAAAGAAGCAGACTCGTTGAGGAAATCATTGCGCTAATGATACAACAGATAAAATAGGAATATTCATTAGTTAAGTAACAAGGATATTTCATGCAGCTCCATTAAATATCAGTTTAAAATTTTCCTAACTTTGACTGCTCCAACAATGTAATTAGGGAAAGCTGCTACCATGCAGGGAATCGAAACTGAACACCCCATTTCTGATCTCACTCTCTCTGGCTTCTATAGTTATCCCTGAATCTGCCCTCACTTACTCCACTGTAAACGAGGATCAAAGAATCTAAACTGCTCTTTTACTGCTGGAATGGCCGGGGAAGAGAATGCTGGTGGGAAAGCATGTTCAGACCCTGGCTGTCATCCTGTTGTCATCTCAGGGACAGCTGTGACAAAGACAAACCCCAGTGTCAAGCAAGCTCTGCTCAGAGTTTAGGAGAGTAATCATGATACACCAGGCTTGTCTGAAATCTAGGCAGACTAACAAGACTGAGAATGATAAGTAACGCTGTAGGGCCTACAGCCACAACTGGAGGTCTGAGCCCCACTGGACTAGGCACTAGCCACATACAATAAAGAAGTAGCTTACAAATAAGGGGATTCTCAGGAAGTTGAGAAAAGCTTGAAGGATTGTCAAAAACTAGGAGGTGAAAAAATGTAGCCAATTTGTATTTGAGGGTTTGCAATTATGGAGCATCACAGAACAAGAACTGGAATATTTCCTGTGTTCCCCCTCCCAGTCTGTTCCAtctagaaagggagagagagtctACTTTAAGGAAAAGAGGCAGCTACTACAAGGtaaagaggggtgggggtggggatttaAAAATGGGGCAAAGGTAGGGAAATATGCAGCATTGTTGCTTGACTTAAATCAGTTAGAGTGATCAAAGAGGCTGCGATAAGGAAATGCTTTCTGGTATGATGCTGCTACTGGACACTCCTAGATGAATGGGGATAAAGAAAGGGAGCACCCATACTTGTAAATCCTATCACTGGCTCAGAGTTTAACTTGTTGTAGGGGTAGAAGGATAGGTTTGTTGTGGATAGCCCAGAACCCTCCAAATCCAAATGTTTTAAGTAGTTTCCATAAAAACACCTGctctcaaataaataaatcaataaatctaGCCCTAAtaacaataaaattaaattaaaaaatgaccTGCCTGACAAGGTGAGCAAGTACTAAAAGACCCTGGTAAAAACAGACTTCAATCAACTAGATTGTCtctaaggatgaaatcctgaccccactgaagtcctcACTGACTTCCAGGAGGCCAGAGTTGCACCTCAGATCTTGTGCttggatactttttaaaaatgtatttcaagaTAGTGTATCTAactttgtaaattattttaaaggttttatCCCCAAGAAGAAAAGGGTAGAAAAGGACTTAATGATTCATAGGGCTCACTTTTCCAAGAAACCTACTGTAACCCAATTTTCAACTATATCTTTTATGTACTTTAGTTGAAAATAGACTATCTGGCAGCTAAAAGTGTTGTTAGAAGAACCTTATCAATTGCTTGATTTCAAATCCCATACACAGTGTAAGCCGTTGACCTCTATCTAGTAGTTCTTTGCCCCTAAACTCTGTTTGGTGCTATCTGGGTCTCCactatggaccaaattcatctgTGTGCAACTTCACTGATTCTGGAGCTACATTTGGCCCCATCTGTATTGACAGCTCATTAAAAAACATGGCAAAAAAGTCTCCCTGAACCAGCAACAACAGACATTACTGTACCAGGTGCATTCTCCCTCCAGTGTTGCATGAGTATATATGTATGTTCTCATTTGCCGAAAACCCATCTTCTGGGATCTTTTCACACATTCTTTGAGTATAACCATTGGTAAAGTTCATACAGTGGCCATTTGTGAAACAAACGGTGCGCCCATTTGGATAATGCATTACATGTCTCCCTTTGTATTGTCCAGCAAGAAGTTGCTCACTCTCGGTATAATGGGTGTCACTAAGCCCACTGCTACAATAGTCGCTATTCAAACTATATTGCTCGGGGTTCTTTGGAATTCTTTCCCCGCTCTGGGGCTGCCTGGCCTCAGCTGGGTTTTCTGATTGCTCCTGGTTGTACATGAAGGTGTCCTTGTGGGCTCTGGTCACCAAACCAATCACTTCTTCCTTCGCAATgtcagagggaggaggaggagatggactTCTGATGTTTTCCAGCTCTTGTTGGGGTTTGGATGTAAGCTCTTCTTGAGACGATGGCAGCGCTTGCTCCTGATGTTCTGTTAATGTTTCATTTGGCAAGTGACCATTGAACTGGCTGTTCATCATGGTCTTCATGGCACTTTGCATTTCAATCAGCATCCTCTGTTTTTCACGTTTAGGAATGCGGCCAAATCGAACAGctaaggaagggggaaaaaaaagggtttAGTTACCCACGGGCACACCAAATTCAGTCATGAAAACCACTACACACAAAACGGATAATCTTGCCTTTTTACGCTCGGACACTAATCCTGATCTCATTGGCATGGCTGTGTAtcagcagtaactccactgatgtcagtaaagTTAACCCAGTGTAAAGCTGGTGTCACATTAGAATCAGGTCCAAGATCATCTGGTTATGCACCACTGTTTATATGTAAAATGAAGGCAacaaaaaatataacaaaagTATCTGTATGTCCCTTTTCTTGGTTATTCCAAACCAGGCCTGGTCTATACACACAGTTGCACCCAAATGTGTGCTTTAAAACTGatgtagttaaatcagtgcaactttgtCTGTGGACGCTCTGAAATTGCTTTAAACCTGGTTTATATCGCGTTAGCTTACATTTGTAGGGCTAGTTCACCCGACATAGTTAGTTTTAAACCGACATACGTGTGCTTGCCCAGGAGTTTGgcatttaattaaactggtttaCTTAAATCAATCGGGTACCAGCCTGTGTATAGACAGCCCCATATGGGTTGTAGTCAATGATACTCAGAATGACAGCacaattcttttaaataaagttctCGGTTAATTCCCCCTGCCCAATGAGTGTTAAATGTGTTCCTGTTCAGTATGAATCTGAGGGAAATAAAAAGtgaaatgtgggggtggggtggggggggaggagttctCAGCTCAATGAAATTTTGTGCTTTGGAAGCCAAACAAACAATCTACATTTTCAGCACCTCACTAAAAATCATGGCACAAGGCAGACTTTCAGTGAGGCATACGGTGATTTAGCAGTGCAGTTTCAGTTACCATTAAAGTACTGCAGCTCTGTGCTTTCTCCTTGCACTGAAAACTTACTCCTGAAACTCTACTCTCTGTAATAGCCTTACGTTAAGTGACAATAAAAAGATAGTGTGCTATGGGCCTGACCTAGCTTCTattaaagtctttccattgacttcagtgagagctagaTTGGgcaacatttccttttgtttacaaataaaaCCTAGGAAATGTATGCAATACACTGGACAGGATGGTTCAGATTCTtatttcagttacaccagtgtaactccacaaTAACCCCACTGCCACCAAGAAtgttattttggatttacaccagcgtaactgaGATCAAAACCTAGCCTAATACCCACAGAGCAgcttaaaatattgtttaactCAGTAAAATAAACTAAGACTGTTACATCAAGTCCGTCCATCTAGCAGCTGCAGTGCATCCTATTGTATTAATCCCAACTCCAGATGCTCAGAGAAGGGAGGGCTTTCTTAGCTACTTTATATATGGTGCTCAGTATAGCCACACAGTGAGAAGACTAGCTAATCCACACGTAAGAGACAACAGTAGTGTCAGAGTACAACAGGATTCAGCTGTCCGTTTCTGCCTCCTTACGATCTTTGACACATGCTCTTTTGAGATGGGTGGCGTACGCAGCACAATTCACTTTTACAATGTCGTTATTCAATTTAGGAACATACCATCTCTTGACATTCCAACAGACAAACATTTTTTGAAGCGGCACTGCTGGCATCTGTTCCTATTCATTCTCATTATAGAGCAGTTGTTATTCTTCAAGCACTTCTTATACTGAATGTTTTGCTGAATGCTTCTTCTGAAAAAACCCTGCAGATAAAAACCACAGCCTATTACCGTACATGTCAAATCTTCTATGAAGATCCGCACATTTGCAAGTAAGCTTCACTTCCTCATATTTACTTTCGGAGCCATAAGAAGTAGGCGCCACTCGTAGCTTCTCATGACTGGTTTTCTCTCAGACAGTTTTGCTAGCATAGTGAAGCATAACGTGTAAGGAAGAACACGGTAGGATTAATACAATAAACTGGTTGTTTCTAACTATATATAACTGTTTGTTTCTAACTAATAAATTCTAAAAGTTTCCCCAGCAGTCAGAACTTACGATCCAAGGATCTTCAGTATTATTATTCTCATTATACTGACAGGGAACCAGCAGAgctgagaggttaagtgacttacccaagatcacataggATACCTGTGGCAGGGAtagaaatagaatccagctctcctgactcccagccctgtatTTTAGCCACAAGACCACCTCTTGCACAATATCTAGCCTCCCCCGTTCAAGAAAATAGCTTTCATATAACGCCATTATTGCCAAAAGCTCCTTCACAGAATGGACCATTCATGGTGTTCCTGTGTCTGAGAACAGACCTTTGATGGATCAGTGGACACGCAGGCAACTAGTTTAGTTGTTCCCATGGGAAGGAATGGTGTATTCCCAAGCAGCTTGTCTTTTTAAAGCAACCTGTGTATATTTTGAACTTTCTCAGATTAATGTTTTAATAGATTAATATAAATTTAACTTTCCAACATCATCACCTGCTTACCCTATGATTCCAATTGTTAACTACCCAGTGATCTGAAAACTAGCCAGCATCCACAACAGAAAGGAGACTATTATACTTTACCTTACAACCCTCACAAGCATGCACACCGTAGTGAAATCCTGAAGCAACATCCCCACAGACTTTACACAGGAGGATCATGCCATTAAATTCTAGAAATAGAACAGAAGACAGTGAGCATGAAAATCCAACGGTAACATTCTCCctcaaaggccttgtctatactggtgGCGGTACATAtggtacatgtagctacacaccccAGTGAAAGAGAGCGTGgtcctgctggagcctttccctgcagggaggaaaggctctggcagtgggacactacattGCAACATAAATAGGGAGCACTGCTTGGGCACATAGAGAGCCGCAGAGGGTATATACCCTAGGGTTCAGCCGGGTCTCTAGTCTTCTTGCCTAAGCAGTACCTTATTGTCtccactgctatttatacctgcgCTAGCTGGGTGTGCAATGTATGTATTCTACATGCCACTGCAAGGGCAGACCTACCCACAGAACACGCTTCTGCCCCTTAAAATGAGCTTTGCAAATGAGATACTGCAAATCAGTTCAATGAACAAGAAAGAGAGGAGACAAAAACAAGAACACAGGAAAACCCTGCACGACTCAGCAGGGATTAATTTAGGAACAATCGCTGGATAGAATGGGGAGAACACACATACACTGGGCTAACActgaatttttaataaaagtagCATTGCACTCAatggtagaaaaaaaaaaagtctgcttacatttatgaatttttaaaaggatcATTTAGGAAACTAGGTCACCAAAGTTTGGGCTCAATCTGTCTTCCCATCAGGACAAGGAAGCCCATATAAATGTTGCAGTTTCCCCAACTGAGAATAAAGatcttttcttaaaaacagaaatattaaaaGACACCGTTAACTTCAAAATCACATGTAGCAAACAAATAAGTTATTTTGCCCTTTTTACTAATAAAAACTTTGGCCACATCCTACAATTGACTCCATGCAGGCAGTCCTCCATAGCCACACAGAGCCTCCCCATTGAGATGCACTTGCAGAAACAGGACCTTACATTCTTAAAGGTGAAAGGATTTTCTAAGTCCAATTTGCTTGCCACTTTTTATGCTCTTTCTTTatattttgcatgttttgtttcagcTTGGATAATAAAGAATGGGACGTTGCGAAGTGttcagcattgccaactctgccagtgacttcagGGGAGCAGAGTTGGACTAATGCTGAGCGCTAGAGCCGGTTGGAAAAATTTCAGTGGAACCATTTTCCACCTGAGACTGCAGTTTCATTAAAGTTCATATTGTAGCCTAAACGATTAACCTGCTtgcttgcatatatatatatcttttgtACAAAGGATCTACAGTTAGCAAcccttctcttttttgttttggaaagctCTAGGATTACTCTAAGTCCCTATCCAATTTCTGCGTGTCTTTTAAATCCAGTATGTCAGCCTGTACAAATTTAGTTGTAGCTATAAGGCATCTGGGACTAGGGCAGTAACTGAACATTCCTGATCTTTTTCTTTCCAGAATTCCCCTGATCGGGCTCCTTCTCGGGCTAATTTATCAGCCTTCCCATTTTCTGTAGCATAGGGGTCTAATTTCcagtgagcttttttttttttttttttaacactttaatCGTCCACCTTGGAACAGTGATTGTTACTGATAACCAGCAGATGTATTTCATCAGTGATGCACACTTAATAGGCGTGCCATCTGAAGATGTGAACCCATTTATCTCCCAACATGGTAGAAACTCTGTGAGAGAATTGCATACTCATGCGGAGTCTGAAAACGGATACTTCGGTATGTGGTGGTGATggagaactgcacacagtactccaaaaCACAAGCCACTGCTGCTAATTCAGCATATTGAGCCAAATGTGGAATACATGAATATGCCTTCTCCCAATGCTCTCCTTTCTCCTCGGGAGGAACTGCATGGATTCCAAATCCGGTACAAGGTTTGCCTTGATGGTAATAACTAGAACCGTCAACAAAGAAATGATACCTAATAATGGAATCTGTCTCCTGTATCAATGGTTGGAaaagcttttgtttttcctcccccctTAGATCCAATCGCTCAAGATCGGGACACGTGTGGCTCTCCTTCATATAGTAGGGCAGTTAGTAACAAAAATGGTGTCCTAATAGGTTTTACTGTAATATCTTTCCCTTGCAGCAGTAATGCCCAGTGGGCTAGGTGAGCATTTGAGACTTGCCCATCTTTTACCCCATTGGACAGTAAGAACAGAAGGGGAGTGTGTGATAAGTGTAATACGATCGGGCTGAGGCCAATTAGAAAAGAAAAGTGTTGTATGGCCCAACTGGTTGCCAATAGGTACTTTTCACAATTGTTATACTTAAGTTCAATTGATGACATTTAAACATGAGGCACAGGCCCCAGGTCCgattttcccacactcactgctaCCTCCAGATGATAGGGTATTTTAGGATTTGGAGTGATCAACACCGGAGCCTTGAAATGGCCTGTTTTAGCTGGGATACTGCTTCCGTGTGTTGCTCAGACCATTCCCATCGGACACTTTTCTTTAATAGTTGGTACAAGGGACCTGCAATGGAAGCAAAATTGGGAATGAAATCCCTGTAATACGCAGTTAAACCCAAAAAGGATCTTAAAGCCGTTGGGTCCTGTGGTAACGGCAATGTTTGGATTGCATCTACTTTCTGTTGTGCCGGGATTCTACCCCATTTTGTCAGGGTGAGACCCAAGAAAGAGACACAGTTAGCCATTAGCTGTGCCTTGGCCAGATTGCACTTTAACCCTGCTTCCTTTAGGATCTGTAGGAGCTCATCAAGCCTTTCTAGATGCTCCTTTTTAGTCCGTGTTGCTAAACACAGGTCATCTACATATTGAAACAGAACAGTTGGTTTAGAAAATTGAGACAGTGCCTGCCTTATTTGCACATGGAATAAAGCTGGAGAACTTTTATACCCCTGAGGTAAACGTGTCCAGGAATACTGGACTCCCTGGAAACGAAATGCAAAAGGGTACTGTGAAATGTGGGCCAATGGCAATGTCCAAAAGCTGTTACTGATGTCAAGGAAAGTAAACCACACAGCCTCTGGATCAAAGGACTTGATTAAATCTGGCATCTTGGCCACTGTAGGGGCACAAGTGGGTGTGACCTGATTCAGGCGTCTATAATTAATTTTGAGATGCCAAGAACCATTTGGTTTCTTCATGGGCCAAATAGGGGAATTGGCAGTGGAAGTACATCTACGTAGTATTCCCTGCGTCAGTAAAGACTTGATAGTCTTTTCTATGTATGGGTTTGCCTGTTCTGGGTAAGGATATTGTCTTTGGGCTGACATATCTTCTCCTTCTACAACAATAGTGACTGCCATACATTCACAATTATGTTTGTGTTTAGCAAAGGCATCTGCATGTAACTGTAACTCATCAACAGGCATCTGACTCCTGTAACTCAGGTTGGTC
The window above is part of the Chelonia mydas isolate rCheMyd1 chromosome 2, rCheMyd1.pri.v2, whole genome shotgun sequence genome. Proteins encoded here:
- the NR1D2 gene encoding nuclear receptor subfamily 1 group D member 2 isoform X3, which produces MFQGGVIAYISSSSSASSPASCHSESSESSFQSSSSPVPSSPNSSTSESSCNSRSSEGSDGAPKNDQLDDAVKTSRSSAAGLTKGHGGLTKFNGMILLCKVCGDVASGFHYGVHACEGCKGFFRRSIQQNIQYKKCLKNNNCSIMRMNRNRCQQCRFKKCLSVGMSRDAVRFGRIPKREKQRMLIEMQSAMKTMMNSQFNGHLPNETLTEHQEQALPSSQEELTSKPQQELENIRSPSPPPPSDIAKEEVIGLVTRAHKDTFMYNQEQSENPAEARQPQSGERIPKNPEQYSLNSDYCSSGLSDTHYTESEQLLAGQYKGRHVMHYPNGRTVCFTNGHCMNFTNGYTQRMCEKIPEDGFSANENIHIYSCNTGGRMHLVCPMSKTPFVDPSKSGHEVWEEFSMSFTPAVKEVVEFAKRIPGFRDLCQHDQVNLLKAGTFEVLMVRFASLFDAKERTVTFLSGKKYSVDDLHSMGAGDLLNSMFEFSEKLSGLQLNDEEMSLFTAVVLVSADRSGIENVNSVEALQETLIRALRTLIMKNHPNEASIFTKLLLKLPDLRSLNNMHSEELLAFKVHP
- the NR1D2 gene encoding nuclear receptor subfamily 1 group D member 2 isoform X1, with product MVSAALWLSPVSVAFVVKGRQPRSKAAAAVLPGASPAGNLPSQALLLLLCREARSQGWGRSARAAETAAAPCRLAGSLGAHVEGQRQRAGESGVLVLLGRRAARPPIRSFAVLGAVSPEEETMEVNAGGVIAYISSSSSASSPASCHSESSESSFQSSSSPVPSSPNSSTSESSCNSRSSEGSDGAPKNDQLDDAVKTSRSSAAGLTKGHGGLTKFNGMILLCKVCGDVASGFHYGVHACEGCKGFFRRSIQQNIQYKKCLKNNNCSIMRMNRNRCQQCRFKKCLSVGMSRDAVRFGRIPKREKQRMLIEMQSAMKTMMNSQFNGHLPNETLTEHQEQALPSSQEELTSKPQQELENIRSPSPPPPSDIAKEEVIGLVTRAHKDTFMYNQEQSENPAEARQPQSGERIPKNPEQYSLNSDYCSSGLSDTHYTESEQLLAGQYKGRHVMHYPNGRTVCFTNGHCMNFTNGYTQRMCEKIPEDGFSANENIHIYSCNTGGRMHLVCPMSKTPFVDPSKSGHEVWEEFSMSFTPAVKEVVEFAKRIPGFRDLCQHDQVNLLKAGTFEVLMVRFASLFDAKERTVTFLSGKKYSVDDLHSMGAGDLLNSMFEFSEKLSGLQLNDEEMSLFTAVVLVSADRSGIENVNSVEALQETLIRALRTLIMKNHPNEASIFTKLLLKLPDLRSLNNMHSEELLAFKVHP
- the NR1D2 gene encoding nuclear receptor subfamily 1 group D member 2 isoform X2 produces the protein MGPGGVIAYISSSSSASSPASCHSESSESSFQSSSSPVPSSPNSSTSESSCNSRSSEGSDGAPKNDQLDDAVKTSRSSAAGLTKGHGGLTKFNGMILLCKVCGDVASGFHYGVHACEGCKGFFRRSIQQNIQYKKCLKNNNCSIMRMNRNRCQQCRFKKCLSVGMSRDAVRFGRIPKREKQRMLIEMQSAMKTMMNSQFNGHLPNETLTEHQEQALPSSQEELTSKPQQELENIRSPSPPPPSDIAKEEVIGLVTRAHKDTFMYNQEQSENPAEARQPQSGERIPKNPEQYSLNSDYCSSGLSDTHYTESEQLLAGQYKGRHVMHYPNGRTVCFTNGHCMNFTNGYTQRMCEKIPEDGFSANENIHIYSCNTGGRMHLVCPMSKTPFVDPSKSGHEVWEEFSMSFTPAVKEVVEFAKRIPGFRDLCQHDQVNLLKAGTFEVLMVRFASLFDAKERTVTFLSGKKYSVDDLHSMGAGDLLNSMFEFSEKLSGLQLNDEEMSLFTAVVLVSADRSGIENVNSVEALQETLIRALRTLIMKNHPNEASIFTKLLLKLPDLRSLNNMHSEELLAFKVHP